The genomic stretch GGCACCGCGAACGAGATCTTCGTCGACGGGTTGAACGGGTTCGGGTAGTTCTGCGACAACGTCAGCACCGACGGCGCGTCGCCCGCGCCCGTCGAGCCGCCGCCGTACACGATCTTCAGACACCACTCGTCCAGCGTGCCGATGTCGCCGCCGGCCATGTCCGCGACCGTCAGCGTCCAGTTGCCGTCCAGGACCTGGCCCGCGAACAGGCCCAGATCCCCCGCCGGGGTCAGCGTGTCCGGATACCATCCGTAGATGTTGTCCGTGCCGCTGCCGGTTTGATTGTGCAGCCGCACCGTCGTGCCCGCCGGAGACCTCAGGTCCACCGTCAGGTCGCCCTGGTAGGTGTGCGTGATGTCCACGAACACCTCGACGCTGGTCACGGTCACGCCCGCGCCCATCGACAGGGGCATCACGCTGGTCACCGTCGCGTAGTCGGCGATCGGCAGCGCCGGCTGCAGGCACTGGTTGAGCTCGCTGACCGAGGTCAGCGTCAGGTTCACGCCCGTCAGCTGCTGGCCCTCGGCCAGCGTCACCGACGTCGAGGCGATGCTCCACGTCAACTTGCTGGCGCGGATCGTGTAGCTGCCGGCGTACAGGCCGGGCAGGCTGTAGTTGCCCGCCGCGTTGGTGTAGGTCGAGCCGCCGTTGGGGATGGCCTCGACCAGCGCGCCCGAGTCGTCGGCCGAGCCCTGCAGGTCGATGTGGCCGCTCACGCTGCCCGCGCCGGACTCCGGCGTCAGCAGCCACAGCACGGTGTTCTCCAGCAGCGGCGCGCGGCCCGCGGCGTTCAGGGCCGCGTAGTTGAAGGTGAAGAACGCGATCTGGCCGCCCGCCGGCGCGGGGTTCGGGTCGTAGCAGATCACGCCGGCGTCGGCCGGGTAGGTCGCCCAGGCGCCCACCTTCACGGCGTCGGCCAGGGGCGCCGCGCCGTCCTGGTCGCCGTAACCGGCGTAGGTGATCGCGATCGGTCCGGCGATCACGTTCGGCACGGACATCACGTGGTGGGCGGGTGCGGCGACGGTCAGCGAACCGCTGCCGTCGTGGTTCCAGTCGTTGGTGTGCATCACGGTCGAGGCGAAGGCCCCGGTGGCGTTGTGCTTGTAGGCCACCTCGCCGCCCTCGAGCAGGAGGTGCCCGCCGGACTGCACGTGCACGATCAGCGCGCTGCGCAGGGTGGCGCTGGCGAGCGGGTTGGTGTTGGCGCCGCTGGCCCAGACGACCAGGTCGTACAGCGGCCAATCCGCCGGCACGGTGGTCGCCGACGGCTGCACGGTCACCCCGTAGCCGAGCGCCTCCAGCTCCGCCGCCATCGCGGTGGTGGAGCGCTCCCCGCCGGGTTCGTAGCCGGCGGCGATCAGCCCGCCCTTCTCGTCGAACTTGTCGGGAGCCTGGCGGGCGACGGTGTCGTCGTCGACGATCAGGATGTCGCCGTTGGTCGGGTCGAGCAGAAAGTCCTTCACGACCGTCGCACCGTCGATCTCGACCGCCACGCTCGCCGGCACGTGGTGCGAGGCGCGCACCGCGACCGTGTACGTGAAGTACGGCAGAGCCGAGGTCGTGAACGCGCCCGAGGCGTCGCTCGCCGTCTCGGTGTACAGGGCGCCGTTGTCGCCGCGGTACACCTTCACGGTGCCCTGCAGGGGCTCGGCGGTCACGGAGTCGGTGATCAGGCCCGTCAGCACGCCCGAGGGCGCCGCGACCATCGCGACGTCGAACGTGTTGGGACCGTAGTTCAGGAACATCGCCTGCTCGAAGTGCAGGTAGCCGAAGAAGTCCACCACGATGGTGTAGTCGTCGACCAGGACGTCTTCGCCCACGTCGTAGTCGCCCGCGGCGTCGGTCGTGGCCGAGAACACCTCGACCATCCCGGCGTCCAGGCCGCGCACGACCGCGCCGACCGCCGGCGAGCCGCCCAGGCTCACGTGGCCCGTCAGTTGGCCGTAGGCCTCGACGACGTCGAAGGTCTCGGTGTACAGGTCGTAGCCGCTCAGCGCGATGATGCCCGTGATCACGCCCGTCTGGGCCGCGGTCAGCGTCAGGCTCGAGGCGCCGGTCGACTGCTCGCTGCCGTTCGGCAGCACCGCGTGCAGCGTGGCGCCGGCTTCGCCGGACGTCGCGTGCAGGGTCCCGGGCAGGTTCAGCGGGAACAGGTCGGTCATGCCGATGTCCGTGGTCACCGTCAGGTCCGGCGACGTCAGGGTCAGGGCGTTGACCGTCAGGGGTTCGCGGAACAGCTCGTACGGATCGGCGGGACGCTTCCCGACGACGTCCACCGTGGGGCCGTACGGGTAGGTGACGCTGATCACGGCCACGCCGGAGGCGTTCGTCGCCACGGCGGCCGACGTGTAGCCCAGGCCCTCGGCCCAGACGTCCAGGCCGACGATCGGGGTGACGCCGTCCTCCTCGTAGACCGTCACGGTCACCGGGGTCGTCACGTTGGCGTCGATGGCCGACGGGACGATCGAGACCACGGCCGGCACGATGACCGGCACGTCGACGATGTAGGGTTCGAGGTTCTGCATCATCACGACCAGGTGCGCCGAACCCGGCGTCAGGAACCCGTTCAGGTCCAGGACCGCCGAGCCGCCTACACCGACCGTGCCGGCGGCCATCAGCACGCCGTTCTGGGTCAGGCCGACGTAGCTGCCGGGCGCCGCGTCGAGGGCGAAGGTCACGGCGTTGGTGAACAGCGTCGGCACGTGGCTGACGGGGTTCGTGCCGGGCACGCCCATGTAGGTCGAGAGCGAGGGGTCGCCCATCAGGTTGTAGATGTTCCAGTAGTAGGTGATGCGGGACGAGCCGGACTGGGACACGGCCAGGTTGCCGGCGAAGTTCAGCGCGTCGTTGGTCACGTACCACTGCGTCATGGCCTCGCCGTGGTCGTGGAACACGCCGTCGTAGGCGCCGATGCCGGTGTGCTCGACCGGCCACGCCGTGCCGTCGATCTCGCTGGAGGCGTGGTAGCCGACGCCCCACCAGTAGTCCTCGTCCCAGTAGGTCGAGTTCGAGGCGCCGATGTAGCCGATGGCGCCCTTGTT from bacterium encodes the following:
- a CDS encoding C25 family cysteine peptidase; protein product: MRLKLMLLTTAVVALVASAALGATGAIPVKDGPNAMQLVAQRGEALSYQVSIGELSALDVATKAGDFTRLAIPGFHSSMVEGTPELPMMNRLIALPAGARARVEVVSVSSRTFNLADFGIDSPLMPVQPSVSKSADLSALPFVYDRASYDTDKVSRELVKVVDMGVLRAYGVGRLEVSPVEYLPRTNQIVVHDEIEFRVVFDGADKSSQDYRVASTNSPFFAPIYGMLDGAKTVHDDNPDIVRDVVTMVIVTPAMFEAQLANFVQWKTERGFNVIVGVIGSPQVGSTTTSIQAYLHGLYNAGTPELPAPSFVIFVGDIAECPTFTEAGDSTDRPYCSVDADLYPEMYYGRFSATNSSQLQAILDKTMMYDQFTMPDPSYLAEVTMIAGVDGSYAPTYGNGQINYGTEHYFNAAHGLTSNTWLYPASDGAGAPAAIVQTCNDGVSYINYTAHGSETSWADPAMTQANVNSMTNAGKYFMAVGNCCLTSTYDYAECFGETMIRAPNKGAIGYIGASNSTYWDEDYWWGVGYHASSEIDGTAWPVEHTGIGAYDGVFHDHGEAMTQWYVTNDALNFAGNLAVSQSGSSRITYYWNIYNLMGDPSLSTYMGVPGTNPVSHVPTLFTNAVTFALDAAPGSYVGLTQNGVLMAAGTVGVGGSAVLDLNGFLTPGSAHLVVMMQNLEPYIVDVPVIVPAVVSIVPSAIDANVTTPVTVTVYEEDGVTPIVGLDVWAEGLGYTSAAVATNASGVAVISVTYPYGPTVDVVGKRPADPYELFREPLTVNALTLTSPDLTVTTDIGMTDLFPLNLPGTLHATSGEAGATLHAVLPNGSEQSTGASSLTLTAAQTGVITGIIALSGYDLYTETFDVVEAYGQLTGHVSLGGSPAVGAVVRGLDAGMVEVFSATTDAAGDYDVGEDVLVDDYTIVVDFFGYLHFEQAMFLNYGPNTFDVAMVAAPSGVLTGLITDSVTAEPLQGTVKVYRGDNGALYTETASDASGAFTTSALPYFTYTVAVRASHHVPASVAVEIDGATVVKDFLLDPTNGDILIVDDDTVARQAPDKFDEKGGLIAAGYEPGGERSTTAMAAELEALGYGVTVQPSATTVPADWPLYDLVVWASGANTNPLASATLRSALIVHVQSGGHLLLEGGEVAYKHNATGAFASTVMHTNDWNHDGSGSLTVAAPAHHVMSVPNVIAGPIAITYAGYGDQDGAAPLADAVKVGAWATYPADAGVICYDPNPAPAGGQIAFFTFNYAALNAAGRAPLLENTVLWLLTPESGAGSVSGHIDLQGSADDSGALVEAIPNGGSTYTNAAGNYSLPGLYAGSYTIRASKLTWSIASTSVTLAEGQQLTGVNLTLTSVSELNQCLQPALPIADYATVTSVMPLSMGAGVTVTSVEVFVDITHTYQGDLTVDLRSPAGTTVRLHNQTGSGTDNIYGWYPDTLTPAGDLGLFAGQVLDGNWTLTVADMAGGDIGTLDEWCLKIVYGGGSTGAGDAPSVLTLSQNYPNPFNPSTKISFAVP